The Lycium barbarum isolate Lr01 chromosome 10, ASM1917538v2, whole genome shotgun sequence genome includes a region encoding these proteins:
- the LOC132614782 gene encoding uncharacterized membrane protein At1g16860-like yields the protein MGSRTGSHQLSNGLIVSGRPEQHKERQPTVASRAVPYTGGDVKKSGELGKMYGIDFSSSGEHHHHPSSSRQHSNSGSVRSGPNSGQIGPIPKKSSSSNSGPMTPIQPTGLITSGPLSSTTGRRSGQLEPAGSFKKVVYGSAVTGLSDDIKMGFKVSRVVMWVLLGVLLMALMAGAFLMVAVKKWVILAGVGGVLVPVMVILLWNYNYKERGLVGFLRRYPDAELRGAVDGQYVKVTGVVTCGSIPLETSFQRIPRCVYASTELHKYKGWVGKSAHPRHRCFSWGRRHSEKYVGDFYISDFQSGLRALVKAGYGAKVAPFVKPTTVVDITGSNRELSPNFLRWLADRSLSSDERVMRLKEGYIKEGSTVSVMGVVRRQDNLLMIVPPAEPISTGCQWTCCLLPTYVEGLILTCDDTQNADVIPV from the exons ATGGGTTCTCGAACCGGGTCACACCAGCTGAGCAACGGCTTAATAGTCTCGGGCAGACCTGAGCAGCACAAGGAACGACAACCCACAGTTGCATCTCGTGCCGTTCCTTATACTGGCGGTGACGTCAAGAAGTCCGGCGAGCTTGGAAAAATGTACGGTATCGATTTCTCAAGTAGTGGGGAACATCATCACCACCCATCATCTTCTAGACAGCACAGTAACAGTGGATCAGTCAGATCCGGGCCGAATTCGGGTCAAATCGGCCCAATTCCCAAGAAATCATCTTCCTCTAATTCCGGTCCGATGACTCCAATTCAACCAACCGGTCTAATTACCTCCGGTCCGTTGAGTTCCACCACCGGTCGACGGTCCGGTCAGCTCGAACCggctggttcgtttaaaaaagttGTCTACGGTTCGGCTGTGACCGGTTTGAGTGATGATATAAAGATGGGTTTCAAGGTTTCTAGAGTGGTAATGTGGGTTTTACTTGGGGTGCTGTTAATGGCTTTAATGGCAGGTGCTTTTCTAATGGTAGCGGTTAAAAAATGGGTAATTTTGGCGGGTGTTGGTGGAGTTTTAGTTCCAGTTATGGTGATTTTACTGTGgaattataattataaggaacgaGGCTTGGTGGGGTTTCTAAGAAGATATCCTGATGCTGAGCTTAGAGGTGCTGTTGATGGACAGTATGTGAAGGTTACTGGG GTTGTCACCTGCGGCAGTATCCCTCTTGAAACTTCTTTTCAGCGAATACCAAGATGTGTATATGCTTCTACAGAATTGCACAAATATAAAGGTTGGGTTGGAAAATCTGCACATCCTAGACACCGTTGCTTTTCTTGGGGACGCAGGCATTCGGAG AAATATGTTGGTGATTTCTATATATCAGACTTCCAGTCTGGATTAAGAGCGCTGGTTAAGGCAGGCTATGGAGCAAAGGTGGCCCCATTTGTAAAACCGACAACAGTTGTTGATATAACAGGGAGTAACAGGGAGTTGTCTCCCAACTTCCTAAGGTGGCTTGCTGATCGGAGCCTCTCCAGTGATGAACGTGTAATGCGGCtgaaagaagg TTATATCAAAGAAGGGAGCACCGTAAGTGTCATGGGCGTTGTAAGGCGCCAAGACAACTTGCTAATGATTGTTCCACCAGCTGAGCCTATTTCAACAGGCTGTCAATGGACCTGTTGTCTTCTTCCAACGTACGTAGAAGGTCTCATCTTGACCTGTGACGATACTCAGAATGCCGATGTAATTCCTGTATAG
- the LOC132614422 gene encoding glucan endo-1,3-beta-glucosidase 8-like: MGNQKNNDFLILCIFGLAFLGMLSSCLGSVGVNWGTMATHQLPPNSVVKMLKENGFDKVKLFEADEVILNALVGSDIEVMLAIPNYMLKDLSSDPLIAASWVDANVTAYAYTNGVKIRYVAVGNEPFLETYNGTYLQYILPALKNVQESINKAGLGAEVKATIPFNADIYYSPESNQVPSAGDFRPEARDLTLQIVQYLYSNNAPFVVNIYPFLSLYGNIYFPLDFAFFDGSKVKPVRDGGNVYTNVFDANFDTLVWSLKKAGFPDMKIVVGEVGWPTDGDKNANIENAMRFNQGLIKHCLSGQGTPARKGKKIEVYLFSLIDENAKSIAPGNFERHWGMFEFDGKPKYELDLSGMMQKDKGLVAVEGVNYMQKKWCVLKPLNVVDNAEDLPKNVDYACSLSDCTALGYGSSCNHLSTDGNASYAFNMYYQLKNQNSWDCDFDELAVVTDEDPSDDKCRFPVMIAVAVGHSLVVLLHRKLLYIILVAILVLMDV, encoded by the exons ATGGGTAATCAAAAAAACAATGATTTCTTGATTCTGTGTATTTTTGGATTAGCATTTTTGGGTATGTTATCAAGTTGTTTAGGTAGTGTTGGAGTGAACTGGGGAACAATGGCAACTCACCAATTACCACCAAATAGTGTTGTGAAGATGTTAAAAGAAAATGGTTTTGATAAAGTGAAATTATTTGAAGCAGATGAAGTGATTTTGAATGCTTTAGTTGGTAGTGATATTGAAGTTATGCTTGCAATTCCTAATTATATGTTGAAAGATTTGAGTTCTGATCCTTTAATTGCTGCTTCTTGGGTTGATGCTAATGTCACTGCTTATGCTTATACAAATGGAGTCAAAATCAG GTATGTGGCAGTGGGAAACGAGCCATTTCTAGAAACGTACAACGGAACTTACCTACAGTACATATTACCAGCACTAAAAAATGTTCAAGAATCCATCAACAAAGCTGGATTAGGTGCAGAGGTGAAAGCAACTATCCCTTTCAATGCAGACATTTACTACTCCCCCGAGTCGAATCAAGTTCCCTCTGCTGGTGATTTCAGGCCAGAAGCACGCGATTTAACCCTCCAAATTGTCCAATATCTGTATTCCAATAATGCCCCTTTCGTCGTTAACATCTATCCTTTCCTCAGTCTCTACGGAAACATCTACTTTCCATTAGACTTTGCCTTTTTTGACGGCTCAAAAGTCAAGCCTGTCAGGGACGGAGGTAATGTTTACACGAATGTGTTTGATGCAAATTTTGATACTCTTGTATGGTCGTTGAAGAAAGCTGGTTTCCCTGACATGAAAATCGTAGTTGGAGAAGTAGGCTGGCCAACAGATGGAGATAAAAATGCAAACATCGAAAACGCTATGAGATTTAACCAAGGGTTAATCAAACATTGTTTGAGTGGACAAGGAACCCCTGCTAGAAAAGGCAAGAAAATAGAGGTTTATTTATTCAGCCTCATTGATGAGAATGCTAAAAGTATTGCTCCAGGTAACTTTGAGAGGCATTGGGGAATGTTTGAATTCGACGGAAAGCCAAAATACGAGCTGGATTTATCCGGGATGATGCAGAAAGATAAAGGGTTGGTTGCAGTAGAAGGTGTAAACTATATGCAAAAAAAGTGGTGTGTATTAAAACCACTGAACGTCGTAGATAATGCAGAAGACTTACCCAAAAACGTTGATTACGCGTGCAGTCTCTCGGATTGCACGGCTTTGGGATATGGCTCTTCATGCAACCATCTTAGCACGGACGGGAATGCCTCATATGCTTTTAACATGTACTATCAACTCAAGAATCAGAACAGTTGGGACTGTGATTTTGATGAACTGGCAGTGGTGACTGACGAGGATCCATCCGACGATAAGTGCCGGTTCCCAGTGATGATTGCTGTTGCTGTAGGTCATTCTCTGGTGGTGCTGTTGCACAGGAAGTTACTGTACATCATACTTGTTGCTATTCTTGTTTTGATGGATGTTTAG
- the LOC132615573 gene encoding RPM1-interacting protein 4-like, producing the protein MVDLNLLKIEALLFSTLEIILLQQGSHVPKFGNWDGENVPYTAYFENARKVNKGGKMINPNDPEENPEAFAYGRYDDASVNVSPAKVPSFETPQYNYGHRRNPSGSGQNKSIGSTNSNSESFGVTQRHRKSDVKKNKNDRGNGFVPPSPNRLIKSSRNPSDDLSCSSAASVPKFGAWDEKDPKSGEGFTVIFNKVKEEKHIAASKFPMVQPHSSMPSSHNQKRNAKSKVFCCLF; encoded by the exons ATGGTCGACCTCAACTTGCTTAAGATTGAGGCGTTGTTATTCTCTACTCTTGAAATAATTTTGTTGCAGCAGGGATCACATGTTCCAAAATTTGGGAACTGGGATGGTGAAAATGTGCCATACACAGCCTATTTTGAGAATGCGCGCAAAGTTAATAAAGGCGGTAAAATGATAAATCCAAATGATCCAGAGGAGAATCCAGAGGCCTTTGCATATGGTAGATATGACGATGCTAGCGTTAACGTTTCTCCTGCGAAAGTTCCTTCATTCGAAACACCTCAGTACAATTATGGTCACCGCAGAAATCCTTCTGGCTCAGGCCAAAACAAGAGTATTGGCTCGACAAATTCAAATTCAGAGTCATTTGGGGTAACGCAACGTCACAGAAAATCTGATGTCAAGAAGAATAAGAACGATCGTGGCAATGGTTTTGTTCCACCTAGTCCAAATAGACTGATCAAAAGTAGCAGAAATCCATCTGATGATCTT TCTTGTTCATCAGCAGCATCAGTACCAAAATTTGGGGCATGGGATGAGAAAGATCCAAAATCTGGAGAAGGATTTACAGTAATTTTCAACAAAGTTAAAGAGGAAAAGCATATTGCAGCTTCTAAGTTCCCTATGGTGCAGCCACATTCAAGCATgccttcatcacataatcaaaaAAGAAATGCTAAGTCAAAG gtaTTTTGCTGCCTTTTTTGA
- the LOC132615572 gene encoding tropinone reductase-like 3, with protein sequence MEKFGKRFKGKVAIVTASTQGIGFSIAERLGLEGASVVISSRKQKNVDEAVQKLSDRGIEVFGVVCHVAVAQQRKNLVDKTIQKYGKLDVIVSNAAVNPTVDAILEIKEPALDKLWDINVKAAILLLQDAAPYLQKGSSVVIISSIAGYQPPAAMGMYGVTKTALLGLTKALAAEMAPNTRVNCVAPGFVPTHFAEFITGNADLRRELEAKTLLNRLGTTQDMAAATAYLASDDAAYVTGETLVVAGGMHSRL encoded by the exons ATGGAGAAATTTGGTAAAAGATTTAAAGGAAAAGTAGCAATTGTAACAGCTTCAACACAAGGTATTGGATTTAGCATAGCTGAAAGACTAGGTTTAGAAGGTGCTTCTGTTGTTATTTCCTCTAGAAAACAG AAAAATGTGGATGAAGCAGTACAGAAACTCAGCGATAGAGGAATCGAAGTTTTTGGAGTAGTATGTCATGTGGCCGTTGCACAACAAAGGAAGAATTTGGTCGACAAGACCATTCAG AAATACGGGAAATTAGATGTCATTGTATCAAATGCTGCTGTAAATCCTACGGTGGATGCAATATTGGAAATTAAAGAACCAGCCCTTGACAAGTTGTGGGACATCAACGTGAAAGCCGCTATATtattacttcaa GATGCAGCTCCATACCTTCAGAAGGGTTCCTCAGTTGTTATAATTTCCTCTATTGCTGGTTATCAACCACCAGCCGCCATGGGAATGTATGGCGTAACAAAAACAGCCCTTCTTGGGCTGACCAAG GCTTTAGCGGCTGAAATGGCTCCAAATACTCGTGTGAACTGTGTAGCACCAGGTTTTGTACCCACACATTTTGCTGAGTTCATCACGGGGAATGCTGATTTG AGGAGAGAACTTGAGGCTAAGACATTGCTGAATAGGCTCGGAACAACACAAGACATGGCCGCAGCTACTGCCTATCTCGCTTCAGACGATGCTGCTTATGTCACCGGAGAAACTCTTGTAGTTGCTGGTGGAATGCATTCAAGACTGTAG
- the LOC132615799 gene encoding EH domain-containing protein 1-like isoform X1, with amino-acid sequence MEIVSVPISSCSKEDQKIYQNWFNFIDSDGDGRITGNDATKLFSLSNLSRPELKQVWAIADSKRQGFLGFNEFVTAMQLISLAQEGSELSSDLLRSNANMEFLSPPSMEGLDALLSKTDASLRKNMIETNGNIQVQPPPLISLFSRKSRKKIQPSLTAVTSVTDGLKRLYNEKLKPLELIYRFNDFASPILTESDFDAKPMVMLLGQYSTGKTTFIKHLLKCNYPGAHIGPEPTTDRFIVVTSGPDERSIPGNTIAVHADMPFTDLTKFGGAFLSKFECSQLPHSLLDHISFVDTPGVLSGEKQRTERSYDFTGVISWFAAKCDMILLLFDPHKLDISDEFKRVISSLKGHEDKIRVVLNKADQVDTQQLMRVYGALMWSLGKVLNTPEVVRVYVGSFNDKAVNEEAVGPMGKDLFEKEQDDLLDDLIDIPKKACDRRINEFVKRARAAKIHSYIISHLKKEMPALMGKSKTQQKLIQNLDTVFEKVQKEFRLPAGDFPSVDHFREVLSHYSINDFEKLKPKMIQAVDDMLSHDIPELLKNFRNPYE; translated from the exons atggagattgTATCAGTTCCAATTTCTTCATGTTCTAAAGAGGATCAAAAAATATACCAAAACTGGTTCAATTTCATCGATTCAG ATGGCGATGGTCGTATTACAGGAAATGATGCTACTAAGTTGTTTTCCTTGTCGAATTTATCGAGACCTGAACTTAAacag GTCTGGGCAATCGCAGATTCTAAGCGACAAGGTTTTTTGGGTTTCAATGAGTTCGTCACTGCAATGCAG TTGATCTCCTTGGCACAAGAAGGATCTGAACTCAGCTCTGATCTCCTTAGGAGCAATG ctaatatgGAGTTTTTGAGTCCTCCATCGATGGAAGGTTTGGATGCTTTATTGTCC AAGACCGATGCTTCGTTGAGGAAAAACATGATTGAAACAAATG GAAACATACAAGTGCAGCCACCGCCACTAATCAGCTTGTTTTCCAGAAAATCTAGaaaaaag ATCCAGCCTTCTCTTACTGCTGTTACATCAGTAACTGATGGTTTGAAGAGACTATACAATGAAAAGTTGAAGCCACTGGAACTCATTTACCGCTTTAATGATTTTGCATCTCCTATTTTG ACGGAGAGTGATTTTGATGCCAAGCCTATGGTCATGCTTTTGGGACAATACTCGACTGGAAAAACCACTTTCATCAAACACTTGCTAAAGTGCAATTATCCAG GTGCTCACATCGGACCAGAGCCAACAACCGACAGATTTATTGTGGTTACG TCTGGTCCAGATGAACGGAGCATTCCTGGCAACACTATTGCTGTTCACGCGGACATGCCATTCACTGATTTGACAAAGTTTGGTGGAGCATTTTTGTCAAAATTTGAGTGTTCCCAGTTGCCACATTCT CTCCTTGACCATATTTCATTCGTGGACACTCCCGGAGTTTTATCGGGAGAGAAGCAAAGGACAGAAAGGAGTTATGATTTTACCGGTGTCATCTCATGGTTTGCTGCAAAATGTGATATGATACTCCTCTTGTTTGACCCACATAAACTTGATATTAGTGATGAATTCAAACGAGTTATATCATCTTTGAAAGGCCATGAGGACAAAATACGTGTTGTATTAAACAAGGCGGATCAAGTTGATACTCAACAA CTAATGAGAGTTTATGGTGCATTGATGTGGTCTCTTGGGAAAGTTCTGAACACACCCGAAGTTGTGCGTGTCTATGTAGG CTCTTTCAACGACAAAGCTGTCAATGAAGAAGCTGTTGGTCCTATGGGAAAGGATCTTTTTGAGAAAGAGCAAGACGACCTTCTTGATGACTTGATAGATATTCCAAAGAAGGCTTGTGACCGTCGA ATCAATGAATTTGTTAAACGTGCCAGAGCTGCTAAGATCCATTCCTACATTATTAGCCATCTTAAGAAGGAGATGCCTGCATTGATGGGCAAGTCCAAAACACAACAAAAGCTTATTCAGAATCTTGATACCGTATTCGAAAAG GTCCAGAAAGAATTTCGTTTACCAGCTGGTGATTTCCCGAGTGTGGATCATTTTAGGGAAGTTTTAAGTCATTACAGCATCAATGATTTTGAGAAATTGAAGCCTAAAATGATTCAAGCTGTGGATGACATGCTCAGTCATGACATCCCAGAGCTTCTCAAGAACTTCAGAAATCCTTATGAGTAA
- the LOC132615799 gene encoding EH domain-containing protein 1-like isoform X2 has protein sequence MEIVSVPISSCSKEDQKIYQNWFNFIDSDGDGRITGNDATKLFSLSNLSRPELKQVWAIADSKRQGFLGFNEFVTAMQLISLAQEGSELSSDLLRSNANMEFLSPPSMEGLDALLSTDASLRKNMIETNGNIQVQPPPLISLFSRKSRKKIQPSLTAVTSVTDGLKRLYNEKLKPLELIYRFNDFASPILTESDFDAKPMVMLLGQYSTGKTTFIKHLLKCNYPGAHIGPEPTTDRFIVVTSGPDERSIPGNTIAVHADMPFTDLTKFGGAFLSKFECSQLPHSLLDHISFVDTPGVLSGEKQRTERSYDFTGVISWFAAKCDMILLLFDPHKLDISDEFKRVISSLKGHEDKIRVVLNKADQVDTQQLMRVYGALMWSLGKVLNTPEVVRVYVGSFNDKAVNEEAVGPMGKDLFEKEQDDLLDDLIDIPKKACDRRINEFVKRARAAKIHSYIISHLKKEMPALMGKSKTQQKLIQNLDTVFEKVQKEFRLPAGDFPSVDHFREVLSHYSINDFEKLKPKMIQAVDDMLSHDIPELLKNFRNPYE, from the exons atggagattgTATCAGTTCCAATTTCTTCATGTTCTAAAGAGGATCAAAAAATATACCAAAACTGGTTCAATTTCATCGATTCAG ATGGCGATGGTCGTATTACAGGAAATGATGCTACTAAGTTGTTTTCCTTGTCGAATTTATCGAGACCTGAACTTAAacag GTCTGGGCAATCGCAGATTCTAAGCGACAAGGTTTTTTGGGTTTCAATGAGTTCGTCACTGCAATGCAG TTGATCTCCTTGGCACAAGAAGGATCTGAACTCAGCTCTGATCTCCTTAGGAGCAATG ctaatatgGAGTTTTTGAGTCCTCCATCGATGGAAGGTTTGGATGCTTTATTGTCC ACCGATGCTTCGTTGAGGAAAAACATGATTGAAACAAATG GAAACATACAAGTGCAGCCACCGCCACTAATCAGCTTGTTTTCCAGAAAATCTAGaaaaaag ATCCAGCCTTCTCTTACTGCTGTTACATCAGTAACTGATGGTTTGAAGAGACTATACAATGAAAAGTTGAAGCCACTGGAACTCATTTACCGCTTTAATGATTTTGCATCTCCTATTTTG ACGGAGAGTGATTTTGATGCCAAGCCTATGGTCATGCTTTTGGGACAATACTCGACTGGAAAAACCACTTTCATCAAACACTTGCTAAAGTGCAATTATCCAG GTGCTCACATCGGACCAGAGCCAACAACCGACAGATTTATTGTGGTTACG TCTGGTCCAGATGAACGGAGCATTCCTGGCAACACTATTGCTGTTCACGCGGACATGCCATTCACTGATTTGACAAAGTTTGGTGGAGCATTTTTGTCAAAATTTGAGTGTTCCCAGTTGCCACATTCT CTCCTTGACCATATTTCATTCGTGGACACTCCCGGAGTTTTATCGGGAGAGAAGCAAAGGACAGAAAGGAGTTATGATTTTACCGGTGTCATCTCATGGTTTGCTGCAAAATGTGATATGATACTCCTCTTGTTTGACCCACATAAACTTGATATTAGTGATGAATTCAAACGAGTTATATCATCTTTGAAAGGCCATGAGGACAAAATACGTGTTGTATTAAACAAGGCGGATCAAGTTGATACTCAACAA CTAATGAGAGTTTATGGTGCATTGATGTGGTCTCTTGGGAAAGTTCTGAACACACCCGAAGTTGTGCGTGTCTATGTAGG CTCTTTCAACGACAAAGCTGTCAATGAAGAAGCTGTTGGTCCTATGGGAAAGGATCTTTTTGAGAAAGAGCAAGACGACCTTCTTGATGACTTGATAGATATTCCAAAGAAGGCTTGTGACCGTCGA ATCAATGAATTTGTTAAACGTGCCAGAGCTGCTAAGATCCATTCCTACATTATTAGCCATCTTAAGAAGGAGATGCCTGCATTGATGGGCAAGTCCAAAACACAACAAAAGCTTATTCAGAATCTTGATACCGTATTCGAAAAG GTCCAGAAAGAATTTCGTTTACCAGCTGGTGATTTCCCGAGTGTGGATCATTTTAGGGAAGTTTTAAGTCATTACAGCATCAATGATTTTGAGAAATTGAAGCCTAAAATGATTCAAGCTGTGGATGACATGCTCAGTCATGACATCCCAGAGCTTCTCAAGAACTTCAGAAATCCTTATGAGTAA